Genomic DNA from Jonesia denitrificans DSM 20603:
TTGACACCAACAAGTGGTATGTACTGGAAAACCACCAAAGTGGGAAAGCTCTCGAGGTCGCGAACTTCTCCACCGCAGCTGGCGGTGAACTCCAGCAGTACACCCGCAACGACGGCGCCTGGCAACAATGGCGTTTCATCTCCGTTGGTAGCGGCTACTACGTGATCGAAAACCGGCACTCCGGCAAGGTCATCGACCTGTGGGAGAACAAAACCGCAGACGGCACCCCATTCAAGCAGTGGGACCGCAACGACCGGTACAACCAGCAGTTCAAGCTCGTGGACTCCAACAACGGTGAACACGTTCGCCTCATCAACCGTGCGAACAACGGTGCCGTGACCGTCACTGACCGGTCCAAAGCGGACTTCGCATCAATCACTGTGTTGTCCAACAAGAACCAGTACAACCAACAGTGGAAACTCATCCCAGTGTCCACCTCAGGGAACACCGGCGGTAGCAACTCTGGTGACACCGGCAACACTGGTGGAAACAACTCTGGTGACACCGGTAAGGCTGACGGTCAATTCGCTGCGTGGCCTAAGGCTGCATCAAGCAAGAAGGTGTCCTCCACCATCAAGGTTCCCAAGTCAGGTCTTGACGGGAAAATGGTCCGCTACTACGGCATCTCCGACGGTAGCCAAGACGAATCTCAACCCGCCATGTTTGAACTCGAAGATGGTGCCACGATCAAGAACGTCATCATCGGTGAAGGCGCTGGTGACGGCATCCACTGCAAGGGAACCTGCACCATCGAAAACGTGTGGTGGGAAAACGTTGGTGAAGACGCCGCTACACAAAAGGGCAAAATCTCTGGTCAAGTCATGACCATCAACGGTGGTGGGGCGCGCTCTGCTGACGACAAAGTCTTCCAGCACAACGGCCCAGGCAAAATGGTCATCAAGAACGTCCAAATCGAAGACTTCGGTAAAGTCTTCCGCTCCTGCGGTAACTGCTCAACCCAGTACGCGCGGTCCGTGGAGATTGACAACATCATGGTGACCGCACCAGGCAAGTCACTGGTGGGTATCAACTCCAACCTTGGTGACAAAGCCACCATCCGCAACGTCACCATCGTGGGCGACTCCAAGCGCAAGATCGCGATCTGTGAAGAGTACAAAGGTGTGACCAAGGGTGA
This window encodes:
- a CDS encoding pectate lyase, whose amino-acid sequence is MTHQAQGGRRFARTLKAAWSAALAVALTGAVGLAVATPAQAASVDTNKWYVLENHQSGKALEVANFSTAAGGELQQYTRNDGAWQQWRFISVGSGYYVIENRHSGKVIDLWENKTADGTPFKQWDRNDRYNQQFKLVDSNNGEHVRLINRANNGAVTVTDRSKADFASITVLSNKNQYNQQWKLIPVSTSGNTGGSNSGDTGNTGGNNSGDTGKADGQFAAWPKAASSKKVSSTIKVPKSGLDGKMVRYYGISDGSQDESQPAMFELEDGATIKNVIIGEGAGDGIHCKGTCTIENVWWENVGEDAATQKGKISGQVMTINGGGARSADDKVFQHNGPGKMVIKNVQIEDFGKVFRSCGNCSTQYARSVEIDNIMVTAPGKSLVGINSNLGDKATIRNVTIVGDSKRKIAICEEYKGVTKGEPKKVASGPSSACNYSDKDITYRD